The segment ACTTCAATATGTCTGACATCGACCGTCTGTCACGCAAAGTGCCGCACCTGTGTAAAGTGGCGCCGAGCACCCCGAAATACCATATGGAAGACGTGCACCGCGCAGGTGGCGTATTCGGTATCCTCGGCGAATTAAGCCGAGCCGGCCTGATGGATCAAAGCGTTCGTAACGTGCTGGGTCTGACTCTGCAGGAAACGCTGGACCAGTACGACATCATGCTGACCAAAGATGAAGACGTGAAGAAAATGTTCCGTGCCGGCCCGGCCGGTATCCGCACCACTCAGGCGTTCTCTCAGGATTGCCGTTGGGAAACGCTGGATGACGATCGTAAAGAAGGCTGTATTCGCACACGTGAATTCGCCTTTAGCCAGGACGGTGGTCTGGCCGTGCTGTACGGTAACCTCGCTGAAGATGGCTGCATCGTTAAAACTGCGGGCGTGGAAAAAGAGAGCCACACCTTCCGTGGTCCGGCCAAAGTTTACGAAAGCCAGGATGATGCCGTTGCGGCGATCCTGGGTGGCAAAGTGGTTGCCGGTGATGTGGTTGTAATCCGTTACGAAGGGCCTAAAGGCGGACCGGGCATGCAGGAAATGCTTTACCCGACCACCTATCTGAAATCGATGGGCCTGGGTAAAAGCTGTGCGCTGATCACCGATGGACGCTTCTCGGGCGGGACCTCCGGCCTGTCAATTGGCCATGCTTCACCAGAAGCGGCCAGCGGCGGAACCATTGCGCTGGTCAGAGACGGCGATATGATTGACATCAATATTCCTAATCGCGGCATCAGGGTTGATGTGCCTGATAACGTGCTGCATGCCCGTCGTGAAGAAGAAGAAGCCCGCGGTAGCGAGGCCTACACGCCACATGGTCGTGAGCGTGAAGTCTCCTTCGCCCTGCGCGCCTACGCCTTACTGGCAACCAGCGCGGATAAAGGCGCTGTCCGTGATAAGAGCAAGCTGGGAGGCTAAAAACGATGGCTGAATCTCATCCGCTATCCGCTCAGCCCAGTGGAGCTGAGTATCTGCGTGCGGTTCTGCGTTCTCCCGTTTATGAGGTGGCGCAGGTCACCCCGTTGCAGAAAATGGAGAAGATCTCTTCCCGGCTCGGCAATACGATTCTGGTAAAGCGTGAAGACAGGCAGCCGGTACACAGCTTCAAGCTGCGCGGCGCATATGCCATGATCGCCTCTCTGAATGCGCAGCAGCGGGCAGCGGGTGTCGTCACCGCGTCGGCGGGCAACCATGCCCAGGGCGTGGCGCTGTCGGCAACGCGTCTGGGGATAAAATCGCTGATCGTAATGCCGGTGACTACCGCCGATATCAAAGTTGAGGCGGTAAGGGCATTTGGCGGTGAGGCTTATCTGTTTGGGGCCAACTTCGACGAGGCGAGGGGGAAAGCCCTCGAAATGGCGGAACAGAGCGGCTACACCTTTATCCCGCCGTTCGATCACCCCATGGTCATAGCCGGTCAGGGCACGCTGG is part of the Erwinia sp. HDF1-3R genome and harbors:
- the ilvD gene encoding dihydroxy-acid dehydratase; its protein translation is MPKLRSATTTHGRNMAGARALWRATGMTDDDFGKPIIAVVNSFTQFVPGHVHLRDMGKLVAEQIEASGGVAKEFNTIAVDDGIAMGHGGMLYSLPSRELIADSVEYMVNAHCADAMVCISNCDKITPGMLMASLRLNIPVIFVSGGPMEAGKTKLSDKIIKLDLVDAMIQGANPNVSDADSEQIERSACPTCGSCSGMFTANSMNCLTEALGLSQPGNGSLLATHADRKDLFLNAGKRIVELTKRWYQQDDESALPRNIANKAAFENAMTLDIAMGGSTNTVLHLLAAALEGDIDFNMSDIDRLSRKVPHLCKVAPSTPKYHMEDVHRAGGVFGILGELSRAGLMDQSVRNVLGLTLQETLDQYDIMLTKDEDVKKMFRAGPAGIRTTQAFSQDCRWETLDDDRKEGCIRTREFAFSQDGGLAVLYGNLAEDGCIVKTAGVEKESHTFRGPAKVYESQDDAVAAILGGKVVAGDVVVIRYEGPKGGPGMQEMLYPTTYLKSMGLGKSCALITDGRFSGGTSGLSIGHASPEAASGGTIALVRDGDMIDINIPNRGIRVDVPDNVLHARREEEEARGSEAYTPHGREREVSFALRAYALLATSADKGAVRDKSKLGG